From Oceanipulchritudo coccoides, the proteins below share one genomic window:
- a CDS encoding YccF domain-containing protein, whose product MKGISLLLNLLWFVLGGWIMAIQWFIGGLILAITIIGLPFVPGIWRIAMFSAFPFGQELIDSPKGRGGSVFSGLLNIFWLIFAGIWIAISHALAGIVLFITIIGIPFGFAHFKLAGAALMPVGKEIVPKPLKTR is encoded by the coding sequence ATGAAAGGTATAAGTCTTCTCCTCAATCTTCTCTGGTTTGTCCTGGGTGGATGGATCATGGCTATCCAGTGGTTCATCGGCGGGCTCATCCTTGCCATCACAATTATCGGGTTGCCCTTCGTCCCCGGAATCTGGCGCATCGCCATGTTTTCCGCTTTCCCATTCGGGCAGGAATTGATCGATTCCCCAAAGGGCAGGGGAGGTTCGGTCTTCTCGGGCCTGCTCAACATCTTCTGGCTCATCTTTGCCGGCATCTGGATTGCTATCAGCCACGCCCTCGCGGGTATTGTCCTTTTCATTACGATCATTGGGATTCCCTTTGGATTTGCCCATTTCAAGCTGGCCGGCGCCGCCCTCATGCCGGTTGGGAAGGAGATTGTGCCGAAGCCGCTGAAAACGCGGTGA